In uncultured Cohaesibacter sp., a genomic segment contains:
- a CDS encoding carbohydrate ABC transporter permease, whose translation MFPKPIQQMSPWVQTSYKIMLPIALLIWLLPLIGIAVTSIRPASDLAAGNYFGMPSSFAGIENYTAVFERSNIGYYILNSFKITIPTVIGAVALASLSGYALAVYRFKGNLLVFFMFVAGNFVPFQILAIPVRDLTQQMGLYNTTTGLVMFHVAFQTGFCTLFMRNFIKGLPYALIESARVEGVSEWKIFLHVVMPLMRPALAALSVLVFTFIWNDYFWATVMAQSADVRPVTAGMNELKGQWKAAWELIAAASILAALPPVTMFFLMQRHFIAGLTLGATKG comes from the coding sequence ATGTTTCCAAAACCCATTCAACAGATGTCGCCCTGGGTTCAGACCAGCTACAAGATCATGCTGCCCATCGCGCTGCTGATCTGGCTTCTGCCACTGATCGGCATTGCCGTCACATCGATCCGCCCCGCCTCAGATCTGGCTGCGGGCAATTATTTCGGCATGCCCTCCAGCTTTGCCGGGATCGAGAATTACACTGCGGTGTTTGAACGCAGCAATATCGGCTATTATATCCTCAATTCCTTCAAGATCACCATTCCCACCGTCATCGGCGCGGTCGCTCTGGCAAGCCTGTCCGGCTATGCCCTCGCGGTCTATCGCTTCAAGGGCAATCTGCTGGTCTTCTTCATGTTCGTGGCAGGCAATTTCGTGCCCTTCCAGATCCTTGCCATTCCGGTGCGGGATCTGACGCAACAGATGGGCCTTTACAATACCACCACCGGACTGGTGATGTTCCATGTCGCCTTCCAGACCGGCTTCTGCACCCTGTTCATGCGCAACTTCATCAAGGGGCTGCCCTATGCCCTGATCGAGAGCGCAAGGGTGGAAGGGGTCTCTGAATGGAAGATATTCCTCCATGTGGTGATGCCGCTGATGCGTCCGGCGCTGGCGGCGCTATCGGTGCTGGTCTTCACCTTCATCTGGAACGACTATTTCTGGGCTACGGTGATGGCGCAATCCGCTGACGTGCGGCCGGTAACGGCGGGCATGAACGAACTCAAGGGACAGTGGAAAGCGGCCTGGGAACTGATCGCTGCCGCCTCCATTCTCGCCGCGCTGCCGCCAGTGACCATGTTTTTTCTGATGCAGCGGCATTTCATCGCTGGCCTAACACTGGGAGCGACCAAGGGATGA
- a CDS encoding alpha-galactosidase, with product MSRLVTIGKGALALTLRLPQVGMPEIIAFDSEPAKGLSTPPPHGQGVCILGDIERASRTNGMDVAVSGAVLLPLGGMGFFGWPAIAGHRMGRDFVLQFSDWQVEEDGHQTKLKARDAVAHMGLTITLEAFASGVISIASSLGNEGDGDYCLERCMAGSLLIAAGDVSVRGYRGMWGREFHAFSEPLGEGMWLRQSRRGRTSHDCVPTLFIDHDRSKFAVSLGWSGNHQIVIDKLDDGRRLVHAGELFEPGEVILKPGQSYQSPPLYAGADTAALHAFLREELLRWPEGKMKPRPVTLNTWEGNYFDHRLTDLKDQASAAAKLGIERFVLDDGWFGKRDDDTTSLGDWDIDPRKYPDGLTPLVEHVTGLGMQFGIWFEPEMVNPVSALFKARPDWALQVEGRPLLLSRNQLALDLSRKEVCDYLFEKIDAVLSSHDISYIKWDMNRDLTHVGGVDGHAVTSTQTRAVYALMDRVRSAHPGVEIESCASGGGRVDFGVLARTHRVWASDCTDALDRLDIQHGISQLLPPELIGAHVSASPNHQTGRRHSLAFRALVAMAYHFGIELNPQALSREEGQELAHYIATYKRLRGLLHKPGASFQHPPLDGRYIWGAGDESRIALFVAQGPQMMAEQPAPILLPERITAQDGQWRISAVHPAYPAFLRISEAQKKLLAGDILFSLADLARTGLPLPMQQPESAVMLEIEQVKGGSING from the coding sequence ATGAGCAGACTTGTCACGATTGGCAAGGGTGCCCTTGCCCTCACCCTGCGGCTGCCACAGGTGGGCATGCCGGAAATCATTGCCTTTGACAGCGAGCCTGCCAAAGGCCTCTCCACCCCGCCCCCGCATGGGCAAGGAGTCTGTATCCTTGGCGACATAGAGCGCGCCAGCCGGACCAACGGGATGGATGTCGCCGTTTCCGGTGCGGTTCTGCTGCCGCTCGGCGGTATGGGCTTTTTCGGCTGGCCCGCCATCGCAGGCCATCGCATGGGGCGGGATTTCGTCCTGCAATTTTCCGACTGGCAAGTCGAGGAGGATGGGCATCAAACCAAGCTTAAGGCCCGAGATGCTGTCGCGCATATGGGCCTTACCATCACGCTGGAGGCCTTTGCGTCTGGCGTGATCAGCATCGCCAGCAGTCTTGGCAATGAAGGCGATGGCGACTATTGCCTTGAACGCTGCATGGCAGGCTCCCTGCTCATTGCGGCGGGCGATGTGTCGGTTCGCGGCTATCGCGGCATGTGGGGGCGCGAGTTCCACGCCTTCAGCGAGCCGCTTGGCGAAGGCATGTGGCTAAGGCAGAGCCGCCGCGGGCGGACCTCCCATGATTGTGTGCCGACCCTGTTCATTGACCATGACAGATCGAAATTCGCCGTCTCGCTTGGCTGGAGCGGCAATCATCAGATCGTCATCGACAAGCTTGATGACGGCCGCCGCCTTGTCCATGCGGGAGAATTGTTTGAACCGGGCGAGGTGATCCTCAAGCCCGGGCAGAGCTATCAAAGCCCGCCCCTCTATGCCGGAGCGGATACCGCTGCCCTGCATGCCTTCCTGCGCGAAGAGCTTCTCCGCTGGCCGGAAGGGAAAATGAAACCGAGGCCGGTGACGCTGAACACCTGGGAAGGGAATTATTTCGATCACCGCCTCACAGATCTCAAGGATCAGGCAAGCGCCGCCGCCAAGCTGGGCATCGAACGGTTCGTGCTGGATGACGGATGGTTCGGCAAGCGGGACGATGACACCACGAGCCTTGGCGACTGGGATATCGATCCGCGCAAATATCCCGACGGTCTGACGCCTCTGGTGGAGCATGTCACAGGGCTTGGCATGCAATTCGGCATCTGGTTCGAGCCGGAAATGGTCAATCCCGTCTCCGCACTGTTCAAGGCCCGTCCCGACTGGGCCTTGCAGGTGGAAGGGCGGCCCCTGTTGCTTTCGCGCAACCAGCTGGCGCTTGACCTGAGCCGGAAAGAGGTCTGCGACTATCTGTTCGAGAAGATCGACGCGGTCCTCTCAAGCCATGATATTTCCTATATCAAGTGGGACATGAATCGAGACCTCACCCATGTGGGCGGGGTCGATGGCCATGCAGTAACATCCACCCAGACAAGGGCAGTCTATGCCCTGATGGACAGGGTCAGGTCTGCGCATCCCGGCGTTGAAATAGAGAGCTGCGCCTCTGGCGGCGGACGGGTCGATTTTGGCGTTTTGGCCCGCACCCATCGGGTCTGGGCCTCGGATTGTACGGATGCTCTGGATCGACTGGACATCCAGCATGGCATATCGCAGTTGCTGCCGCCCGAACTGATTGGAGCCCATGTCTCGGCCAGTCCCAACCATCAGACCGGACGCAGACATAGCCTCGCCTTTAGGGCGCTGGTGGCCATGGCCTATCATTTTGGCATCGAGTTGAACCCGCAGGCCCTCAGCCGCGAAGAGGGGCAGGAACTGGCCCACTATATCGCGACCTACAAGCGCCTGAGGGGACTGCTGCACAAACCGGGGGCCAGTTTCCAGCATCCGCCGCTGGACGGGCGCTATATATGGGGTGCTGGCGATGAAAGCCGCATCGCGCTTTTTGTCGCGCAGGGGCCGCAAATGATGGCAGAGCAACCCGCTCCCATCTTGCTGCCCGAGAGGATCACCGCTCAGGACGGGCAATGGCGCATTAGCGCTGTCCATCCGGCCTATCCGGCGTTCCTGCGCATTTCCGAGGCCCAAAAGAAACTGCTGGCAGGCGACATCCTGTTCTCGCTTGCCGATCTGGCCCGAACGGGCCTGCCGCTGCCGATGCAACAGCCGGAAAGCGCGGTCATGCTCGAAATTGAACAAGTCAAGGGAGGTTCCATCAATGGCTGA
- a CDS encoding extracellular solute-binding protein → MKFCERLGGIALCASLVSSTALAGELVLNSDQSDPAPKKAMEELIADFEAANPDIKVKWNNFDHEGYKSAIRNFLSADAPDVAAWYAGNRMDPFVKAGLFEDITDVWDENGLNEQLHSAAASMTIDGKKWGVPYTYYQWGIYYNKDAYKKAGVEVPKTWGEFIAACGKFEAAGIDCLTTGTKYLWPGAGIFDYINLRTNGYEFHMDLTAGKVAWTDDRVKATFDNWAKIVPYTTKNHAALDWQEAATLLVQGKAANYVMGNFAVATFKQGGMTNDNLGFMLFPEITPGIPRAEEAPTDTFHIPSGAKNKADAKKFLAYLASADAQTKMNITLGQLPVNNKSHADDDPFLKSGFEALSNAYALAQFFDRDAPADMAKAGMEAFQEFMTKPERLDKILERLEKIRGKAYK, encoded by the coding sequence ATGAAATTTTGCGAAAGACTGGGCGGCATCGCCCTTTGCGCAAGCCTTGTCTCATCCACGGCCCTTGCTGGTGAGCTGGTGCTCAACTCGGACCAGTCCGACCCGGCACCAAAGAAGGCAATGGAAGAACTGATCGCCGATTTCGAAGCTGCCAATCCTGACATCAAGGTCAAGTGGAACAACTTCGATCACGAGGGCTACAAATCGGCCATCCGCAATTTCCTGAGCGCCGATGCTCCGGATGTTGCCGCATGGTATGCGGGCAACCGCATGGACCCGTTCGTCAAGGCAGGTCTGTTTGAAGATATTACCGACGTCTGGGACGAGAATGGCCTCAACGAACAGCTGCATTCCGCCGCGGCCTCGATGACCATTGATGGCAAGAAATGGGGCGTTCCCTACACCTACTATCAGTGGGGCATCTACTATAACAAGGACGCCTATAAAAAGGCGGGCGTTGAAGTTCCCAAGACCTGGGGCGAATTCATTGCAGCTTGCGGAAAATTCGAGGCTGCGGGCATCGACTGCCTGACCACCGGCACCAAATATCTATGGCCCGGCGCAGGCATCTTCGACTATATCAACCTGCGCACCAATGGCTATGAATTCCATATGGATCTGACCGCAGGTAAGGTCGCCTGGACCGATGATCGCGTCAAGGCAACCTTTGACAATTGGGCCAAGATCGTTCCCTACACAACCAAGAACCATGCCGCTCTTGACTGGCAGGAAGCCGCAACTCTTCTGGTTCAGGGCAAAGCCGCCAATTATGTCATGGGCAATTTCGCTGTCGCCACCTTCAAGCAGGGCGGCATGACCAATGACAATCTCGGCTTCATGTTGTTCCCGGAAATCACGCCGGGTATTCCGCGCGCAGAAGAAGCACCAACGGACACCTTCCACATTCCGTCCGGCGCAAAGAACAAGGCCGATGCGAAGAAATTCCTCGCCTATCTGGCCTCTGCCGATGCCCAGACCAAGATGAATATCACGCTGGGCCAGTTGCCGGTGAACAACAAGTCCCATGCGGATGATGATCCATTCCTCAAATCCGGTTTTGAAGCGCTGTCGAATGCCTATGCCCTCGCCCAGTTCTTCGACCGGGACGCCCCTGCCGACATGGCCAAGGCTGGCATGGAAGCCTTTCAGGAATTCATGACCAAGCCGGAGCGTCTGGACAAAATTCTGGAACGCCTCGAGAAAATCCGGGGCAAGGCCTACAAGTAA
- a CDS encoding AMP-binding protein: MMRPEIFLGDRLLSDVIASQSADETANALGRLVDHFLCGKSFRVQPDAPFIQDIAGQQILECCTSGSSGPAKIIRRSWQSWLSSFAINQKIFSYQPQDRVAVFGTISHSLALYGFLEALYCGLGIHMLHGLWPKSQMSQLVGHGITILYATPTQLRMLKGEPVETVRLVLCGGGALDPATRDQIAILFPNADLRVFYGASETSFITLADRQTPAGSVGRSYPGVTLEIRNADDGSGEIWIKSPYIFDGYAQGNSSSFERDGEFVTVGETGYLDKLGNLFLKGRRDRMVTIADQNVHPEALETFLASRLPTRLSAVMTVPDKLRGHFMAAYIEAGDTALDEAALRHEILETLGAVMIPRHIVMVENFALLPSGKPDLKQLQKDHPWR; the protein is encoded by the coding sequence ATGATGAGGCCTGAAATCTTTCTCGGTGATCGGTTGCTCAGTGACGTTATCGCATCGCAAAGTGCCGATGAGACCGCCAACGCTCTTGGCAGACTGGTGGATCATTTTCTTTGCGGCAAGAGCTTCCGGGTGCAACCGGATGCCCCTTTCATTCAGGACATTGCCGGCCAGCAAATTCTTGAATGCTGCACCTCTGGCAGTTCCGGCCCGGCCAAGATCATTCGGCGCAGCTGGCAATCCTGGCTCTCCAGCTTTGCCATCAATCAGAAGATCTTTTCCTATCAACCGCAGGATCGGGTCGCGGTTTTCGGCACGATCAGCCATTCCCTTGCGCTTTACGGATTTCTAGAGGCGCTCTACTGCGGCCTCGGCATCCATATGCTGCACGGTTTGTGGCCGAAATCGCAAATGTCCCAGTTGGTCGGGCATGGAATCACCATTCTCTATGCCACCCCGACCCAGTTGCGCATGCTCAAGGGCGAGCCGGTGGAAACGGTCCGGTTGGTGCTCTGCGGTGGTGGGGCTCTTGATCCGGCAACCAGAGACCAGATCGCGATCCTATTCCCGAATGCCGATCTGCGGGTTTTCTATGGCGCTTCGGAGACAAGCTTCATCACGCTGGCAGACCGGCAAACTCCGGCCGGGTCCGTCGGGCGCAGCTATCCCGGCGTTACGCTGGAGATTCGCAATGCCGATGATGGCAGCGGTGAGATTTGGATCAAGAGCCCCTATATTTTTGACGGTTACGCGCAGGGCAACAGCAGCTCCTTTGAGCGTGACGGGGAATTTGTCACGGTTGGCGAGACCGGCTATCTGGACAAGCTGGGCAACCTGTTCCTCAAAGGGCGGCGCGACCGGATGGTGACGATTGCCGATCAGAATGTGCATCCCGAAGCGCTCGAAACATTTCTTGCTTCAAGGCTCCCCACACGACTCTCGGCGGTCATGACCGTCCCTGACAAGCTGCGGGGTCATTTCATGGCAGCCTATATTGAAGCTGGCGATACCGCCCTTGATGAAGCGGCGCTGCGGCATGAGATCCTTGAAACGCTCGGTGCGGTGATGATCCCCCGCCATATTGTCATGGTTGAGAATTTCGCGCTTTTGCCTTCGGGCAAACCGGACCTGAAACAGTTGCAGAAGGATCACCCATGGCGCTGA
- a CDS encoding nitroreductase: MKSSIQSLLQDRHSCRSFLDEVPPIEDLRSILRAARQAPSSANLQPGRFIVLTGDPLKQLCDSLARVADEPVEPLEYSYFPQKMPAELKRRQQAAGYALYSALGIERRDIAGRRAQFSRNYHFFHAPVGIVVTLRKELGSGCFMDLGMTIMALMLKAQSMGYGSCAIGAIANHGRTVHHHLGLPEDELVVCGIALGKPNISDPVNRFRTQRAEIEDYCEFHGFGRDGEA; this comes from the coding sequence ATGAAATCCTCAATTCAATCTCTGTTGCAGGATCGACATTCTTGCCGATCCTTCCTTGACGAAGTTCCCCCCATCGAAGATCTGAGGTCCATTTTACGCGCCGCAAGGCAGGCCCCGAGCAGCGCCAATCTGCAGCCCGGCCGCTTCATTGTCCTGACCGGAGATCCCTTGAAGCAGCTTTGCGACAGTCTGGCTCGGGTTGCCGATGAGCCGGTTGAACCGCTTGAATATAGCTATTTTCCGCAAAAAATGCCCGCCGAGCTGAAGCGCAGGCAACAGGCCGCTGGTTATGCTCTCTATAGTGCGCTGGGCATTGAGCGACGCGACATCGCTGGCAGACGCGCACAATTTTCGAGGAATTACCATTTCTTTCACGCGCCGGTCGGCATCGTCGTAACGCTGCGCAAAGAGCTTGGCTCGGGTTGCTTCATGGATCTGGGCATGACGATCATGGCGCTCATGCTCAAGGCCCAAAGCATGGGCTATGGCAGCTGTGCCATTGGTGCCATTGCCAACCACGGCCGCACGGTTCATCACCATCTCGGCCTGCCAGAGGACGAATTGGTTGTCTGCGGCATTGCCCTTGGAAAGCCCAATATTTCAGATCCGGTCAACCGCTTCAGAACGCAACGGGCAGAGATCGAGGACTATTGCGAATTTCACGGCTTCGGCAGGGATGGTGAAGCATGA
- a CDS encoding beta-galactosidase, translating into MKLGVCYYPEHWPKSWWHRDALRMKELGIDYVRIGEFAWSRIEPKRDDFHFEWLDEAMDILHQAGLKIILGTPTATPPKWLMDEYPAIAAVDENGRTRGFGSRRHYSFSSSDYWRESRRIVEILAQRYGTHPGLVGWQTDNEYGCHDTTLSWGAEDLRAYKDWLRFHYQSAEQLNEAWGAVFWSMELNDFEDVVLPNGTVTEPNPAARLDFWRFSSDQVARYDQMQCEIIRQYSPDRWITHNFMGFVSDFDHFKLAENLDIASWDSYPIGFVEKFPFSQEERVRWAETSHPDIAPFHHDLYRAVGRGRFLIMEQQPGPVNWAPWNPVPKPGMVRLWTMEALAHGAELVSYFRWRQAHFAQEQNHAGLNLPQSDSLSPGGQEAAQVARDIDSLRQAVGDISSVAKAPVALLFDYHSHWATVIQPQGQDFRYEELAFRWYEAVRRLGLDVDFVPPGASLEGYALVLVPCLINVKPEMLAALSKATGKVLYGPRSGSKDLHLKIADALPPGPLQQLTGNRIIQSSSLRPGLSDPVSGETSGAAVRWREYVETNATILARFANGDPALTEKNGQYYLACWPDEALLNEVMSHVTEKAGLETIKLPDHVRLRRHGSCVYAFNYGPDEWHLPQDAEPVIGSRILKAQDFAIWKS; encoded by the coding sequence ATGAAACTGGGTGTTTGCTACTATCCCGAACATTGGCCGAAAAGCTGGTGGCACCGGGATGCCCTGCGGATGAAGGAACTGGGGATCGACTATGTCCGCATCGGTGAATTTGCATGGTCCCGCATCGAGCCGAAGCGGGACGATTTCCACTTCGAGTGGCTTGACGAAGCCATGGATATTCTCCATCAGGCCGGATTGAAGATCATTCTGGGCACCCCCACTGCGACGCCGCCCAAATGGCTGATGGATGAATATCCCGCCATTGCTGCCGTTGATGAGAATGGGCGCACAAGGGGCTTCGGCTCACGCCGACATTACAGCTTTTCTTCCTCCGATTACTGGCGCGAGAGCCGACGGATCGTCGAGATCCTTGCGCAAAGATATGGCACCCATCCCGGCCTTGTGGGCTGGCAGACCGACAATGAATATGGCTGCCATGACACCACGCTGTCATGGGGGGCGGAAGATCTGCGCGCCTACAAGGATTGGCTGCGCTTTCACTATCAGTCCGCCGAGCAGCTCAACGAGGCATGGGGGGCTGTCTTCTGGTCGATGGAACTCAATGATTTCGAGGACGTCGTTTTGCCCAACGGCACGGTAACCGAGCCCAATCCGGCAGCGCGCCTCGATTTCTGGCGCTTCTCCTCCGATCAGGTGGCGCGCTATGACCAGATGCAATGCGAGATCATCAGGCAATATTCTCCCGATCGCTGGATCACGCATAATTTCATGGGGTTCGTCAGCGATTTCGACCATTTCAAGCTGGCTGAAAATCTTGATATCGCAAGCTGGGACAGCTACCCCATCGGCTTTGTCGAGAAATTTCCCTTCAGCCAAGAGGAGCGCGTGCGCTGGGCGGAGACATCCCATCCGGATATCGCGCCCTTCCATCATGATCTTTATCGCGCGGTTGGCCGTGGGCGTTTCCTGATCATGGAGCAGCAGCCCGGTCCGGTGAACTGGGCGCCATGGAACCCGGTCCCGAAACCCGGCATGGTGCGTCTGTGGACCATGGAAGCGCTGGCGCACGGGGCCGAGCTGGTGAGCTATTTTCGCTGGCGGCAGGCGCATTTTGCGCAAGAACAGAATCACGCCGGTCTCAATCTGCCGCAATCGGACAGCCTCTCCCCCGGCGGGCAAGAGGCGGCGCAGGTGGCAAGGGACATCGACAGCCTGCGGCAAGCGGTTGGCGACATTTCCAGCGTCGCCAAGGCACCGGTTGCCCTGCTGTTTGATTATCACAGCCACTGGGCCACGGTCATTCAGCCACAGGGACAGGATTTCCGCTATGAAGAGCTGGCCTTTCGCTGGTATGAAGCGGTTCGACGGCTTGGGCTGGATGTTGATTTCGTCCCTCCCGGCGCTTCCCTTGAGGGCTATGCGCTGGTGCTGGTCCCCTGCCTCATCAATGTGAAGCCGGAAATGCTGGCAGCCCTGTCCAAGGCAACCGGCAAGGTGCTCTATGGTCCGCGCAGCGGTTCGAAGGATCTCCATCTGAAAATTGCCGACGCCCTGCCCCCCGGCCCCTTGCAGCAACTGACGGGCAATCGCATCATCCAGAGTTCTTCATTGCGACCGGGCCTCAGCGATCCGGTATCCGGAGAGACGTCCGGCGCGGCCGTGCGCTGGCGGGAATATGTCGAGACAAACGCCACCATTCTGGCCCGCTTTGCCAATGGCGATCCGGCCCTTACCGAGAAGAACGGGCAGTATTATCTTGCCTGCTGGCCGGATGAAGCCCTGCTGAACGAGGTTATGTCCCATGTGACAGAAAAAGCCGGACTTGAGACCATAAAGCTGCCTGACCATGTGCGCCTGCGCCGTCATGGCTCCTGTGTCTATGCCTTCAATTATGGTCCGGACGAGTGGCACTTGCCTCAAGATGCAGAGCCGGTGATCGGCAGCAGGATATTGAAAGCGCAGGATTTCGCCATCTGGAAAAGCTGA
- the ugpC gene encoding sn-glycerol-3-phosphate ABC transporter ATP-binding protein UgpC, protein MADVCLGNVKKSFGAINVIKGVDLKVEDGEFCVFVGPSGCGKSTLLRMIAGLEDITEGELTIGGEDMTAVGPSDRGVAMVFQSYALYPHMTVAENIGFGLRMTGHAKKDIAERIDHASRLLQLDALLDRKPGQLSGGQRQRVAIGRAIVRHPEVFLFDEPLSNLDAALRVQMRLEIGKLHQDLKATMIYVTHDQVEAMTMADKIVVLSAGRIEQVGSPLELYHRPKNLFVAGFIGSPKMNFLTVTIEEDNGKACVALLPGGARMTIPTDGKKVPGGEMTLGIRPEHIDATGKGDVVIDTKVALAECLGSETLFFTDLPDGLQIAVKADGLAQEKAGMALRIGLPAKACHLFDKEGNAIVNGDLTR, encoded by the coding sequence ATGGCTGACGTATGTCTTGGGAACGTAAAGAAGTCGTTTGGTGCCATCAATGTCATCAAGGGTGTGGATCTGAAGGTCGAGGATGGCGAATTCTGCGTTTTCGTCGGGCCATCGGGATGCGGCAAGTCGACCCTGCTGCGCATGATCGCCGGGCTGGAAGACATCACCGAAGGGGAATTGACCATCGGCGGCGAGGACATGACTGCGGTCGGGCCTTCGGATCGGGGCGTTGCCATGGTCTTCCAGTCCTATGCCCTTTATCCGCATATGACGGTTGCCGAGAATATCGGTTTCGGATTGCGCATGACGGGCCATGCAAAGAAGGATATAGCCGAGCGTATCGATCATGCCTCACGCCTGTTGCAGCTTGATGCCCTGCTGGACCGCAAGCCGGGGCAGCTCTCTGGCGGCCAGCGCCAGCGCGTCGCCATTGGTCGCGCCATCGTGCGGCATCCAGAGGTCTTCCTGTTTGATGAACCGCTATCCAACCTTGACGCCGCCCTGCGGGTGCAGATGCGGCTTGAGATCGGCAAGCTGCATCAGGATCTGAAAGCCACCATGATCTATGTGACCCATGATCAGGTCGAGGCCATGACCATGGCCGACAAGATCGTCGTCCTGAGTGCTGGTCGGATCGAACAGGTGGGCTCGCCGCTGGAGCTTTATCATCGCCCGAAAAATCTCTTCGTTGCCGGTTTCATCGGGTCGCCGAAAATGAATTTCCTCACCGTCACGATCGAAGAGGACAACGGCAAGGCGTGCGTTGCCCTGCTGCCCGGTGGGGCCAGAATGACGATCCCGACCGATGGCAAGAAGGTGCCGGGCGGCGAGATGACACTGGGTATCCGTCCCGAGCATATTGATGCCACGGGCAAGGGTGATGTTGTGATCGACACCAAGGTCGCGCTGGCCGAATGCCTCGGCTCGGAAACCCTGTTCTTCACCGATCTGCCCGACGGCTTGCAGATTGCTGTCAAGGCAGATGGTCTGGCACAGGAAAAGGCTGGCATGGCCCTGCGGATCGGTCTGCCAGCCAAGGCTTGCCACCTGTTTGACAAGGAAGGCAATGCCATTGTGAACGGGGATTTGACGCGATGA
- a CDS encoding sugar ABC transporter permease, with amino-acid sequence MAGRAKSSKKSQFKWAPWLFLAPGILMFLIYVIWPIFQSIRISFYDWDGLGAMTWIGLENYVDLLDDDSFYTSLWNNLIWLILYLLAVPAGLGIALFLNQTVMGIRLYKSLFFFPFVISQVVVGLIFTWFYAPDFGLLPKILGLFSGEEIAILADERYATFGVIAAGLWPQIAYCMILYLTGLNNINPEQVEAARMDNAKGWSMLWHVILPQLRPATFMSIVVTVIGALRSFDLISIMTVGGPFGSTRVLSYFMYEQALSEYGYSMGYGAAIAVVLFAIMLVFISIFIVRMLSQERNG; translated from the coding sequence ATGGCAGGTCGAGCAAAATCGAGCAAAAAAAGTCAATTCAAATGGGCGCCCTGGCTGTTTCTGGCACCGGGCATTCTCATGTTCCTGATCTATGTGATCTGGCCCATCTTCCAGTCGATCCGCATTTCCTTTTATGACTGGGATGGTCTGGGGGCGATGACCTGGATCGGGCTGGAAAATTATGTCGATCTGCTGGACGACGATTCCTTCTATACATCGCTCTGGAACAACCTGATCTGGCTGATCCTTTATCTGCTGGCCGTTCCAGCCGGTTTGGGCATCGCCCTGTTTCTCAATCAGACGGTCATGGGGATCCGGCTCTACAAGTCGCTCTTCTTTTTCCCCTTTGTCATCAGTCAGGTGGTGGTAGGCCTTATTTTCACATGGTTCTATGCGCCCGACTTCGGGCTATTGCCCAAGATTCTGGGGCTGTTTTCGGGCGAGGAAATCGCCATTCTGGCCGATGAACGCTATGCCACCTTCGGGGTGATTGCCGCCGGTCTATGGCCGCAGATCGCCTATTGCATGATCCTCTATCTGACGGGGCTCAACAATATCAATCCCGAGCAGGTGGAAGCGGCCCGCATGGACAATGCCAAGGGCTGGTCGATGCTCTGGCATGTGATCCTGCCGCAATTGCGCCCGGCCACCTTCATGTCCATCGTGGTGACGGTGATCGGTGCGTTGCGCTCCTTCGACCTGATTTCGATCATGACGGTGGGCGGCCCCTTCGGCTCGACCCGCGTCTTGTCCTATTTCATGTATGAGCAGGCGCTGTCAGAATATGGCTATTCGATGGGATATGGCGCGGCCATTGCCGTGGTCCTGTTCGCGATCATGCTCGTCTTCATCTCGATCTTCATTGTCCGCATGCTGAGCCAGGAGAGGAATGGCTGA